TCTCCCCGGAGTCGGCGCTTGCGACCGTGATCTTCACCCCGGAGTCGGTCTTCTCCAGGCTCGACGGGTCGGCCTTTGTTCCGGTCAGGCATTTTATGCCGCGCTTCTTGTACGCCTTTGCAAGCTCTTTGGAGATCTCCGGATCCTCGAGCGGGACTATACGGTCGAGAAGCTCGACCACGGTAACCTCGGTGCCGAAGTCGTTGTACATGCTCGCGAACTCGACTCCTACAGCCCCCGAGCCGAGGATAATGATGCTCTTGGGGTAATCTTTGTTGTTGGTTACGATATCGTCGCTCGATATCACCCGCTCGCCGTCGAACTCCAGGCCGGGGAGGGTGCTTACCTGGCTGCCGGCGCTTATAAGGATGTTCTTGCCTTCGAGTTCTTCCTCGCCGCCGTCGTTGAGTTCGACCTTGATCTTCTTTGCCTCTACAAAGGTTCCCGTGCCGTTGTAGACGGTTATCTTGTTCTTTTTCATCAGGCCCTGTACGCCTTTGCGGAGCTGCCCGACGACCTGCTCGCGCCGTTTGGCGGCGGTCGGGTAGTCGAACTGTACGTCTTTGGTCTTGACGCCGAAGTCCTCGCTGTTCTGCGCATCGTGCAGCAGGTGCGCCGTCTGGAGCAGGGCCTTGGTCGGGATGCAGCCGACGTTCAGGCACGTCCCGCCGAGGTGCCCGCCCTCGCGCTTCTCCACGAGCGCAACGCTCATCCCCAGCTGGCTGGCACGGATAGCCGGTATATACCCCGCGTTTCCGCCGCCGATGATCACGAGATCATACGATTCTGCCATCTTCTCTCCCTTCGCTGTTTGCGAACTTTCTACGCTTATAGCAATTCTAACTGTTCCGCTCCTTCGGAACCGGTGTCTTTCTCGCCTTCCTCCGGCTGACACGTCTCGCAGACAAACGTCGCCCGACCGCCGACGGTCATTTTTACGACCACACCGCCGCACCCCGGACACTCCTTACCCGTTCTCAGGAAAACCTTCAGGTGATCCTGGTGCGTCCCTTTTCTCCCGAGCAGATCCCGGTACAGGCTGAACGTCGTCCCGCGATGCTCGATACCGGCTTCGAGGTTGGACACGATGGCCCGGTGCAGCCTCTCCCACTCGGCCCGCAAAAGCGAACTCGCCTTTCGCCTCGGGTTGATGCCCGCCTCGAACAAAGCTTCGTCCACGTAGATGTTCCCGACCCCGGCGACCGTTCTCTGGTCCAGCAACAGCGGTTTGATCTGCGCCCTGCGCTTCCCGATGCTCTCCGGGAGATAGTCAACGGTGAAAGCCTTGTCGAACGGCTCCGGCCCGAGGTTCGCGAAGCGTTCCTCCAGCTCCTGCGCCGTGAAAACCTGCGCCCGCGTATAGCTTGTCTCGTCGCGCAGAACGACTTTTCGTCCGTCTTCGAGGTCGAGGCGGAGCATCAGATCGGTCGTCGGCATTTCCACGGGCGGCACGAGCAGCAACTGGCCGCCGATCTTCAACTGCAACACCAGCGAATCGCCACTGTCCAGCCCGAGAACCAGATGCTTTCCGCGCCGCCACGCCTCCGTAATGGACCTCCCGGTGAGCCGCTTCAGGAAAACCTCCGAGCCGGGATGTCCAGCGATCCGTTCGTCCAGCACCTCTGCCCCGGCAACCTCTGCCCCGGCGATGTATCTCTGCACGTCGCGGAGGATGGTCTCGACTTCGGGAAGCTCGGGCATCCCCCGTCCCCTATGAGACCACCGCAGGCCGCGAGTAGAGTGGTGCGGGTTCGCGGTATACGGCGCGGTACAGCCCGTCCAACATAACGCCCCGCGCATCGAGGGAGCGCATCGCGCCCTCCCGCACCCTGGCCTGCCCCGCCTCGTCCCGAACGTACGGCTCGGTCGCGTCCATCATGATCCTTGCGTGCTCCACGTCCATGGTTACGTGGCTGATAAAGATCTCGAGGTCGCGGTCGTCGAGCCCGGCGGCCTTTCTCAGACCGCTCGCAAGCCGGGCGTAGATGGGCGGCACGGGCCACTCGCTCGCCGGCCCCATCGCCCCGAGACCGAGCCGCACGTCGGGGTGCCCTGTCATCGCCTCGTGAACGGCGATGTACGCCTCTATCTCCGGCAGGGTCCCCGGCTCACTCCACTGCTCCTCCGAAAGGCCGAGCGCAGCCATGAACCTCCGGTACAGTGCCGGGTGCGTCTCCTCCGGTTTGAGGCCCCCGTACTCGTCCAGAAGCACGGTAGCCAGCGAAAGCTGCAAGGGTTCGTCGTCCTTGCAGTTCGAGATCAAAGCCGCAAGATACAACCGGCTCACCCGCACGTGCCGGTAATACTGCACCGCAAACGCCCGTATCCCCTCCTCATCCGCATCCCCACCCGAGAACCGCTCCAGAAACGGATGAACAAGCGACGGATGCCCCATCACATCCCGCTTCAAAAGCTCAAGAAATTCCCTCGACTCCATCTCTCTTGACCCCATCGAAACCCTTCTCTCTTCTCGCTCGCCCCCGACCAACACCCTGATTCTACCCCAGCAGAACCCCGCCACCCCTCCCGATGATTTCCTCCCGGACCGGTATAAAAGTATTTCATTCATTTCACTGAAAAGTATAATAAAGCCATGGAAGAAGCGAAGACGAAAGGCAGAGATCAGATGAACGACGGAGCGGGGGTACAGGGCTGGTTGAGCCGGCCGAGGCGGTTTGAAGGGGAGCGGCTCGACCCGCACGTTTACGCGCGCGGGGTGAACGGCTTGACGATCGAGGAAGCGTTGGGGCGGTCGCATCCGAGGGTGATGGGGATACTGAGGCGCAGCGGCGAGGAGTATACGGCGTTCGAGAGCAGGATGGTGTGGCAGGCGATGCGGGCCGCGCTTATCTCGCAGGTTTCCAGAGCGAACCTGTACCGGATAGCGGGCATCCTCGTGGCCGACCGGCGGGACGAAGGGGCAAACCGGGATACGACGCTCGCGCTGGCCTATGTGGCGGCGATCCGGGCGGCGTTTCTCGGAGAGGTCTCGGTCGGTGAGTACGTCGAGACCACCCTCGGGGCCGGTGAGGTCAAGTACATCTCACAGGATGAGAAAAACGCCGTCGTTGCGCTGTCCGGTGGTCAGCGAGAGGTCTGGCTTCCGGCCGCCGGGCTGCTCAGGGTCTCCGCGGGGGGCGGGGACGATCTCCTCGGCCGGAGGGCTTCGTAAGGGTCGGGCGGGTCGGTTTCGCCCCACCGGACCGTGTTCTCCTCTGCTAACATCCGGGTCTTCGGGTAGAACAAACGCTGTGAGAGTTGCATGAGGCCTCTACGGGTCCCGGGACGGCGACGAAGGGTGTGGCGATGGAGACATCGGGGAAAAGGGCGCGGGTCATATGCAACCCCAACTCCGGCGGGGGCGACTACGACCCGCAGAGCGTCAAAGCCGAGCTGGATCAGTTCGACATCGAGTGGATAAAGACCAGCCAGAGCGGCGAGGCGTGTAAGCTGGCCCGCGAATACAAGGGTGGTCTGCTCATCGTTATAGGTGGTGACGGCACCGTGAACGAAGTCGTCAACGGCCTCGGTCAGGCCGGGTTCCCCGAAGACGTAACCCTCGCCATCCTTCCGACCGGGACCGGAAACGACCTGGCGGCCACCCTTGCAGTCCCCGAAGACCCGGACCTCGCCGAAGACGCCATCCGCAAGGGTCGGGTCAGAAAGCTCGACGCCGCACGGGTGCGCTCCGAAGGCAAAAAGGAGAAGTTCTTTATAAACGTCGCGACCGGAGGTTTCGGGGCCGCAGCCTCCGGCGAAAACGACGAGAGCATGAAAAGCACCTGGGGCAAGCTCTCCTACCTTCGCGCGACGCTCGAAGCCGCCAGAAAGTTCGACGCTCGCGACACCCTCCTCACCCTCGACGGTGAAGAACGCCGCATCCAGGCCGTCAACATCGTTGTCGGAAACTGTCGGTACGCGGGCGGGGGCTGGCTCGCCGCTCCGGTCGCCAACCCGGAAGACGGTCTGCTGGACGTCGTTGTTATAGAGCCGCTCGGGATGAAAAGCATGCTCGGTCTCGCGCCGGCGGCCTTCGCCGAATACGATTATCTCGGCACCGAGGGCGTGTTCCACGCAAGGGCCAGGAGCATCCGTGTGTACACCGAACCCGAGGGGCTGGAGTTCACCGCGGACGGCGAGGTAATAGGCGACGAACCCGCACGGTTCGACATCGTGCCGGGCGCGCTCAAGGTTATCGTTGGCGACGAGTACATCGCCGAGCCGGGGGGTTAGCGGGTGCAGGGAATCACGGTAGTGCTCTTCGGGGCCGCCGCCGACCGGGCCGGGACCCGTACCGTGGAGCTGTCCGCAGCGGGCGTTTCGACGCTCGACGACGTATGGTTCGGCCTTGTCGAGGCTCACCCCGGCCTGGCCCCGATGCAGACGATGCTCGCCTTCGCGGTCAACGGCGAGTACGCCGAACGGGGTGCGCCCGTTGCGGCCGGAGACGAAGTGGCCGTCCTGCCGCCGGTCTCCGGGGGATGACCTTGATCGACCACTTCGCGATAGTCGAAAAAGAGATAGACATCCCGGCGATGCTCGACGCCGCGCGCAGGCCCGACTGCGGCGCGATAGACCTCTTTGTCGGGACGACGCGGGTAGACGAATCATCCGGGTCGCTCGTCGAGTACCTTGAGTACGAAGCGTACCGCCCGATGGCCGACCGGAAGCTCGCTCAGGTAGGCGAGGAGATCCGCGAGCGGTGGGACGTGGGCTACGTCTCCATAATCCACCGGCTCGGGCGGGTCGAGCCCGCCGAGGCCAGCGTCGCTATAGTCGTCGCCGCCCCGAGGCGCGGTGCGGCCTTCGAGGCCAGCCGGTACGCCATAGAACGCATAAAGGAGGTGGTGCCGATCTGGAAACGCGAGGTCTGGTCGGACGGCTACGTCTGGGTCGGCAGCCAGGTCAGGACGCGCCCGCCGGGGTAAGCGTAGAGAGCCTCCTTCAAGGTATACTGCCGCCATCGTCGGACCACCGCCGAGCGATTCGGGCGGTGCCTTTCGGCGTTGTCCGGACGCGGGGTTGTGTCCGGCAGGTCACGGGTCTCTCTAGAACATCGGGCGAGCGGGGGAATGCAAGAGAGTTTCGAACGTACAGTTGTGGAGCCGGTCGGTTCTTCTGATCCCTTCTCCCTCCTCGCCTCCCTCACCGATGGCGTGTACGTCACCGATGCGAACCTGAGCGTAATCGCCGCAAACCCCGCGCTTCTCGCCATGACCGGGTATCCGGCGGAGGAGATCACGGGCCGCGACGCCCACGAGCTGTTCCATCATACAAACCCTGCGGGCGGGCCTTACCGCAGAGAAGACTCGCCCGTCTACCGGACGCTCACGACCGGGCAGGCCCACAGAATCTCCCGGGAATCACTCTGGAGCAGAGACGGAACCGGGCTTCCCGTCGAGTACACCTGCTCCCCGATAAAAGCGGGCGGGGATACGACCGGCGTGATAGTCATCTTCCGCGATACCGCGGCCCGGAGGCGCAGGGAACGACTTGCAAGAGAGCGCGAAGAGCGGTTTCGGGTGCTGTTCCAGAACTCCTCGGACATCATCCTCGTCTCGGACGCCCGGCGCGTGGTGCGGTACGCGAGCCCCTCCGTCGAGCGTCTCGTGGGCCACAGGCCGGAAGACCTCGTCGGAGGGTCGCTTCTGGACCTCCTCCACCCCGACGACGCCGAAGAAGTCGTGCGCGTAACCGACGAAGCGCGCAGGAAAGGCGGGTTGACCCGTCCGGTCGAACTTCGGTGGCGCAGGGCCGACGGGGCGTGGCGTACAAGCGAGATGATCGTCAGCAACCTTTTCCACGAACCGACGGTGCGCGGCCTCGTGATGAGCATCCGCGACGTAACCGACCGAAAGGTGCTGGAAGAACACATAGCCCACCAGGCCTTCCACGACGCGCTCACCGGCCTGCCGAACCGGAGCCTCTTCATGGACCGCCTCACCCTCGCGCTCAAGCGCAGCAAGCGCAGCAGCCGGGCCGTCGCGACGCTCTTCATGGACCTCGATAACTTCAAGGTCATCAACGATACCCTCGGACACGAGGCCGGGGACAACCTTCTTGTGGAGATAGCCCGCCGGCTGAAGATCTGCCTGAGGGAATCCGACACCGCCGCCCGCTTCGGCGGCGACGAGTTCACCGTGCTGCTGGAGGATATAAACGGCGAGGACGACGCGCTGATGGTCGCCCGCAGAATCCGCGACGAAGTCCGCAAACCCTTTGTCCTTGCCGGGCGGGAGGTCTTTGTCACGACGAGCCTCGGCATCTCCCTCAACATCTACGGCGACGAAGCCCCGACCGACCTTCTCCGGCACGCCGACATCGCCGTCTACGACGCGAAAAAGCAGGGCCGCAACCGCTACGCCGTCTTTGTTCCGGAGATGAACGCCCGCGTAACCGAGCAACTCATACTCGGCAACGACCTCGGACGCGCCCTCGAACGCAACGAGTTCGTTGTTCTCTACCAACCGAACGTATCGCTCTCCTCGGGCCGCATAGTCGCCGTCGAGGCGCTTCTTAACTGGGATCACCCCGACAGGGGCCGCCTCGCGCCGGGACAGTTCATCCCGATAGCGGAGCAGACCGGGACGATCCTCCCGATCGGGCTCTGGGTTCTTGAAGAAGCCTGCCGTCAGGCCCGGGCCTGGGACTCCCTGCCCGGTCACCCCCCGGTCAACGTCTCCGTCAACCTCTCCGCCCTGCAACTCCGCTCGCGGGACTTCCCCGGCGACGTGCGGCGCATCCTCCGGGAAACGGAACTCGAAAGCTCCCGGCTCTCCATCGAGATATCCGAGGGGCTGCTCTCGGACGTCGCCTCCGTTGCGGAAAGCCTGTCTTCGCTCAAGGAACTCGGCGTCGGCCTTGCTCTGGACGATTTCGGCACGGGCAACTCTTCGCTCTCGACCCTTCGAGAACTGCCTCTCGACACCCTGAAGATAGACAGGTACTTCGTGGACGACCTCAAGGACGACGGAGCAGGAACGGGCGTTGTAAAGGCTCTCGTGGAGCTCGCCCACACCCTCGGTCTGCGAGTCGTGGCCGAAGGCGTCGAGACCTCTCGCCAGCTCTCGCTCCTCAGGGAGATGGGGTGTGAGGTCGCCCAGGGCTACCACATCTCCCGCCCCGTTGAAGCGGAGGCCGCCGGTCGCCTTATTACCTCCGGTCTACGCTGGACATAAGCCCGAGAAGATCCCACACCCCCGCCGCCGGGATATACTCGTCGGCATGCGGGACTACTCAAAGAATAGAGATTACAAAGCCGGTCAGGCACCCGTTACGGACTTCGGCGTTCGCATCGCAGTCGTTGTACGAAAACAGGGACGGACCCTGCTGGTCCGACACGAGAAGCCGGGCCGCGAGCCGTATTTCGTTCTGCCGGGCGGGCGGCTGGAGCCGGGCGAAACCATCCCCGAATGCGCCGTTCGAGAGGTTCTGGAAGAGACCGGCCTTACCGTTGAGTACGCCGGAACCCTCTACGTAAACGAGTTTCTGAGGGGAGGCCGCCACACCGTGGACATCACCGTGGAGGCCACGATACCCGGAGACTTCGTCGCCGGGGCGACGCTCGGCTCCGACCCGGAGGTGCCCCCCGGTGAAGCCCCGACGCTCGTTGCGGTGGAGTGGGTCGCCCGCGAAAACCTCGCCTCGGTCGGGTTGCTGCCGGAGTCCGTCAGGGAACGGCTGCTCGCGGACAGCCGGACAGAAGCCCCCGCAAACGGAAAACCGGATGTCTACCTCGGCGCAAGCGCGGGCTGACAGGCGATAGTGCAATCCCCCCTTCAGGTACTGTTCGTTACTGCGGCTTCAAGCCTGATACTGGGCCTCTTCACCGTCGGTCTTTTCTTTGCCGGGGTCTTTACCGCAAGGCGGCTCGGATACTCCCCCACCTACTCGCTCTCCTCGCTGGGTTTCTCACGCCCCGGTGGCGGGATGGGGGCGGTTGGCGGTGCGGGGCTCGGGTTCCTGATCGGCCTCGGGGCGGTCTTTGTCGGCGGCATCATCAGCGCAGCGACGGCTCTGATCCTTACCCGGCTCGGATACCCTGCCGACAACTCGGCCCAGCAGCCGTTCATGGACTCCCTGAGGTCCTGGGTTGAGACAAACCCGACCCTCGCCGTCCCGGCCATAATCTCCGTCGTAGTCATTATCGGTCCAGCCTGCGAGGAACTCGCCTTCAGGGGCGGCATCTTCAACGGCCTGAACAACCTCGGGCGTTTTCTTTACGGAACGCTCTCAAGAGGCGACACACCCGCCAAGCTCTCGTCGCTCGGCGCGCCGGCGGTGCTGGCAGCCGTGCTCTCCTCGGTGTTCTTCGCTCTGCTGCACCTGTCGCCGGTTATCCTACCCTCGCTCTTCGTCTTCGCCCTTGTCCTCTGCTACCTCTTCCAGAAGACCGGAAGCCTCATCCCCTGTTTTGTGGCGCACGCCACCTTCAATTCCTTTGCGACCGGGGTGATCATCCTCACCGGCCTCGGCGTAGCCCCGACCCTGCCGACCTGATCGGCGAAAAGGAAGAAAATATAAAAAAAAGCGGCCCCCCCGCAAAAGCGGAGGAGCCGTACCCTGTGAGTTCACGTGAGCATCCGGTTTTCAAACACGTCCGCTTTCAACTACGAAGAAGGCGGAAAGAAAAATTAACCCAGATCCCCTCGGGAATTTCGGTGGGCCTAGGTCAGAGCCACCTCTTCCGAAAGATGCCCACGTCTGCTACTCGGCGCGTCTATCTGGATCACCTCCTCTCGCGTGCTTTCAACTCCTGAGCAGTTTACTATCCGTTATCCCCTGCGACAAGGGATTTTTCCAGCGGGGTCTAAACGGATGTATCCCGATTCACGTATGTACTTTCAGTGTCTTTTCCCGCCCCGGATGAGGCGTCTTCCACGGCCTGGCGGAGCGCGGCGAAGGCGAGGTTGGCGCTTCTCTCCCGGACGGCGCTGCGGGACTTCGCCCACGCCGTGAGGTCGAGTTTCTCGGCGCGCGTGCCGGTCCCGCCGGAGACCCCGACCCACACGAGGCCGACGGGTTTCTCTTCGGTGCCGCCATCCGGCCCGGCGACCCCGGTTACGGAGAGGCCGTAATCCGCGCCGGAGAGCTTACGCACGCCCTCGGCCATCTCGCGGGCGACCTCTTCGGAGACGGCTCCGAAGAGGTCGAGGGTCTTTTTCGAGACCCCGAGGAGCCTTTCTTTCGACTCGTTTGAGTAGGTGACGAAGCCTTCCTTGAAGTAGGCCGATGAGCCGGGGAGGTCGGTGAGGCGTTTGGCGAGCAGGCCACCGGTGCAGCTCTCGGCGAGGGCGACCGTGAGGCCGCGTTCTCCGAGCATTCGGGCGGCGGAGCTTTCGAGCGTTTCGGAGTTGTAGCCGAAGAAGTGATCCCCGAGCCGAAAGAGGAGTTCTTTCTCGACGGGGGCTATCTTTGTCTCGGCGGCCTCCTTTGTGGCGGCGCGGGTGGTGATGCGGAGTCGGACCTTGCCCTGTCCGGCGAGCGGGGCGACGGTCGGGTCTTCGGCGTCGAGGAACTCCTGGACGCGCTCGGCGATCGCCGATTCACCCATCCCCACAAACCAGAGGGTCCGGGAGACGATGATGCCGTCGCTCTTTTTGCGAAGAAGCGGGGCGAGGGTCTCGTCGAACATTCCGTGCATCTCGGGCGGCACGCCGGGCATCGTGGCAAAAAGCACTCCGTCCACCGCGAGCATCGCCCCCGGAGCGGTCCCCAGGGGGTTTGGTATCAGGGTCGTGTCCTCGGGGAAAAGCGCCTGCTTGTAGTTGGAGGGTGAGGGCACGCGACCGAACTGCCGGAATTTCGCGTCTATGTGTTCGCGGGCTTCGGCGTACTCGGTCATCCCGACCCCGGCGAGGGTTGCAAGACACTCGTTCGTGAGGTCGTCCGAGGTAGGTCCGAGGCCGCCGGTGGTAATGACGAGGTCGGCGCGGGAGGCCGCCTCCCGCATCGCCTCGACGATCCGGTCCGGGTTGTCGCCGACCGTCGTGTGGCGAAAGATGCCGACCCCGAGTTCCGCGAGGCGACCGGAGATCCAGGCCGAGTTTGTGTCTACGATGTCGCCGAGAAGGATCTCGGTCCCGATGGTGAGTATCTCGGCTCGCTCTATTTTCTCTATCTGCTCGATGTTCTGAAAACTCAAGCTCATCTCTCTTTCAAAGGTGTGAGGTGGTGGCACGGGATATTCTACAATCGTGCCATGACTTCACTTCCCAAGGAGATGCTGCTCAGAGCCGCAGACCTCGCCCGCCGAAACCTCTCCGATGCTCGCTATGGACACACGCTGCGCGTCGCGGAGTGCGCCGAACATCTCGCTCGGCTGCACGGCGTGGACGGCAAACGGGCGCGGCTTGCGGCCCTGATCCACGACGCGGC
This sequence is a window from Rubrobacter indicoceani. Protein-coding genes within it:
- a CDS encoding TenA family transcriptional regulator, which encodes MGSREMESREFLELLKRDVMGHPSLVHPFLERFSGGDADEEGIRAFAVQYYRHVRVSRLYLAALISNCKDDEPLQLSLATVLLDEYGGLKPEETHPALYRRFMAALGLSEEQWSEPGTLPEIEAYIAVHEAMTGHPDVRLGLGAMGPASEWPVPPIYARLASGLRKAAGLDDRDLEIFISHVTMDVEHARIMMDATEPYVRDEAGQARVREGAMRSLDARGVMLDGLYRAVYREPAPLYSRPAVVS
- a CDS encoding MoaD/ThiS family protein translates to MQGITVVLFGAAADRAGTRTVELSAAGVSTLDDVWFGLVEAHPGLAPMQTMLAFAVNGEYAERGAPVAAGDEVAVLPPVSGG
- a CDS encoding competence/damage-inducible protein A — protein: MSFQNIEQIEKIERAEILTIGTEILLGDIVDTNSAWISGRLAELGVGIFRHTTVGDNPDRIVEAMREAASRADLVITTGGLGPTSDDLTNECLATLAGVGMTEYAEAREHIDAKFRQFGRVPSPSNYKQALFPEDTTLIPNPLGTAPGAMLAVDGVLFATMPGVPPEMHGMFDETLAPLLRKKSDGIIVSRTLWFVGMGESAIAERVQEFLDAEDPTVAPLAGQGKVRLRITTRAATKEAAETKIAPVEKELLFRLGDHFFGYNSETLESSAARMLGERGLTVALAESCTGGLLAKRLTDLPGSSAYFKEGFVTYSNESKERLLGVSKKTLDLFGAVSEEVAREMAEGVRKLSGADYGLSVTGVAGPDGGTEEKPVGLVWVGVSGGTGTRAEKLDLTAWAKSRSAVRERSANLAFAALRQAVEDASSGAGKDTESTYVNRDTSV
- a CDS encoding molybdenum cofactor biosynthesis protein MoaE, with the translated sequence MIDHFAIVEKEIDIPAMLDAARRPDCGAIDLFVGTTRVDESSGSLVEYLEYEAYRPMADRKLAQVGEEIRERWDVGYVSIIHRLGRVEPAEASVAIVVAAPRRGAAFEASRYAIERIKEVVPIWKREVWSDGYVWVGSQVRTRPPG
- a CDS encoding dihydrolipoyl dehydrogenase, which gives rise to MAESYDLVIIGGGNAGYIPAIRASQLGMSVALVEKREGGHLGGTCLNVGCIPTKALLQTAHLLHDAQNSEDFGVKTKDVQFDYPTAAKRREQVVGQLRKGVQGLMKKNKITVYNGTGTFVEAKKIKVELNDGGEEELEGKNILISAGSQVSTLPGLEFDGERVISSDDIVTNNKDYPKSIIILGSGAVGVEFASMYNDFGTEVTVVELLDRIVPLEDPEISKELAKAYKKRGIKCLTGTKADPSSLEKTDSGVKITVASADSGEKKETKGEGGSYGGEEIPAGEVNGGETLEAEALLVAVGRKTAAEGLNLEVTKVETDDRGVIQVDEFYRTGEDGVYAAGDIIGGYWLAHAAGHEGIIAVEHMAGEDPMPLDQNLVPRVTFCRPEVASFGLTEDQARDEGYEVKVGKFPFQAIGKALIEGEPNGFFKIVADEETDLILGMHAIGPKVTDLIAEGVFAKMVEGTPEEISMTVHAHPSLAEVVSEAAMATEGHAIHM
- a CDS encoding putative bifunctional diguanylate cyclase/phosphodiesterase, which encodes MEPVGSSDPFSLLASLTDGVYVTDANLSVIAANPALLAMTGYPAEEITGRDAHELFHHTNPAGGPYRREDSPVYRTLTTGQAHRISRESLWSRDGTGLPVEYTCSPIKAGGDTTGVIVIFRDTAARRRRERLAREREERFRVLFQNSSDIILVSDARRVVRYASPSVERLVGHRPEDLVGGSLLDLLHPDDAEEVVRVTDEARRKGGLTRPVELRWRRADGAWRTSEMIVSNLFHEPTVRGLVMSIRDVTDRKVLEEHIAHQAFHDALTGLPNRSLFMDRLTLALKRSKRSSRAVATLFMDLDNFKVINDTLGHEAGDNLLVEIARRLKICLRESDTAARFGGDEFTVLLEDINGEDDALMVARRIRDEVRKPFVLAGREVFVTTSLGISLNIYGDEAPTDLLRHADIAVYDAKKQGRNRYAVFVPEMNARVTEQLILGNDLGRALERNEFVVLYQPNVSLSSGRIVAVEALLNWDHPDRGRLAPGQFIPIAEQTGTILPIGLWVLEEACRQARAWDSLPGHPPVNVSVNLSALQLRSRDFPGDVRRILRETELESSRLSIEISEGLLSDVASVAESLSSLKELGVGLALDDFGTGNSSLSTLRELPLDTLKIDRYFVDDLKDDGAGTGVVKALVELAHTLGLRVVAEGVETSRQLSLLREMGCEVAQGYHISRPVEAEAAGRLITSGLRWT
- a CDS encoding diacylglycerol/lipid kinase family protein, which translates into the protein METSGKRARVICNPNSGGGDYDPQSVKAELDQFDIEWIKTSQSGEACKLAREYKGGLLIVIGGDGTVNEVVNGLGQAGFPEDVTLAILPTGTGNDLAATLAVPEDPDLAEDAIRKGRVRKLDAARVRSEGKKEKFFINVATGGFGAAASGENDESMKSTWGKLSYLRATLEAARKFDARDTLLTLDGEERRIQAVNIVVGNCRYAGGGWLAAPVANPEDGLLDVVVIEPLGMKSMLGLAPAAFAEYDYLGTEGVFHARARSIRVYTEPEGLEFTADGEVIGDEPARFDIVPGALKVIVGDEYIAEPGG
- the mutM gene encoding bifunctional DNA-formamidopyrimidine glycosylase/DNA-(apurinic or apyrimidinic site) lyase; its protein translation is MPELPEVETILRDVQRYIAGAEVAGAEVLDERIAGHPGSEVFLKRLTGRSITEAWRRGKHLVLGLDSGDSLVLQLKIGGQLLLVPPVEMPTTDLMLRLDLEDGRKVVLRDETSYTRAQVFTAQELEERFANLGPEPFDKAFTVDYLPESIGKRRAQIKPLLLDQRTVAGVGNIYVDEALFEAGINPRRKASSLLRAEWERLHRAIVSNLEAGIEHRGTTFSLYRDLLGRKGTHQDHLKVFLRTGKECPGCGGVVVKMTVGGRATFVCETCQPEEGEKDTGSEGAEQLELL
- a CDS encoding NUDIX domain-containing protein, encoding MRDYSKNRDYKAGQAPVTDFGVRIAVVVRKQGRTLLVRHEKPGREPYFVLPGGRLEPGETIPECAVREVLEETGLTVEYAGTLYVNEFLRGGRHTVDITVEATIPGDFVAGATLGSDPEVPPGEAPTLVAVEWVARENLASVGLLPESVRERLLADSRTEAPANGKPDVYLGASAG
- a CDS encoding CPBP family intramembrane glutamic endopeptidase → MQSPLQVLFVTAASSLILGLFTVGLFFAGVFTARRLGYSPTYSLSSLGFSRPGGGMGAVGGAGLGFLIGLGAVFVGGIISAATALILTRLGYPADNSAQQPFMDSLRSWVETNPTLAVPAIISVVVIIGPACEELAFRGGIFNGLNNLGRFLYGTLSRGDTPAKLSSLGAPAVLAAVLSSVFFALLHLSPVILPSLFVFALVLCYLFQKTGSLIPCFVAHATFNSFATGVIILTGLGVAPTLPT